The DNA window TGGTCCAAGGCGGTCTGCTTTCCTCTCGCAGCGATCCCGATCTTTTGTTGCTTTGCCAGTGCGCTGTACCATCACTACGTTCGAGGTGGGACAACTTGGCGTGGTCGCCTGTTGCCCCGAAATCGAGACTGAGACCGTCATGCTGACGTTGTTCTACCGTCGCGGTTGGCTCCACCGCGATTGACTCAGACATCAGCCCTACGGTGCAAACAATTCCCGAACACCCTGACGGTTCAGGACCACGATCGTGAACACACCCAGAATGGTTCCAAAGGGCATAAAAAGGCACTCAATGCACGCGACCACAAAACAAAACGTATAACCGGATCGGCGAGAAAGATTGCGTCCAGCGATCAACACACACGATGCGACAGCCAACCCAATCACGATGAAGGCCAACGCGAAGAGAATAAAAAACCACCCGAACCAAGTCGGCGGCGGTTGGCCTTGATCTGGGTTTTCAAACGCCCCGGCGACCATCGCAATTCCCACCGCAAGATGAATCACCGGAAACAAGGAAAACAATGCGATGATTGCCCCAACGATGTAGTGAAAGATCGAGAGCAAACGAAGTTGTTCCGCATTTTGATCCATCATCATCTCCTTTGTGCAACTCGCATTTTTGCACTTCGACTACGAGGGTTGTTGGCAATTTCCAATTCACTCGGTCGCAACGGTTTCTTGGTCAACACATCCCACGCATCATCGTCGCGGAACGCGGTCTTCACAATCCGATCTTCAAGCGAATGGAAACTGATGACCGCCAATCGACCTCCCGCGGCGATCCAACGGGGCGCATCCGCCAGCGTCCGTTCGAGGATACCGAGCTCATCGTTCACCGCGATCCGTAGCGCCTGGAACGTCCGCGTGGCAGGATGAATATCATGGTTGCGGCTCCGCGGGACGCAGCGCCGGCAAATCTCGACAAGATCGTTCACCGACTCCACCGGCCGCCGCTCACGAGCCCTTGCAACGATCGCTCGAGCAATCCGGCGGCTGAAACGCTCTTCACCGTATTGATAGATCGCATCGGCGATCTGTTTCTCGTCGTGCTGAGCCAACCAACGATTCGCGGGGGTACCATTTTCCGGATCGAAACGCAAATCGAGCGGCCCGTCCTGAGTAAAGCTAAAGCCGCGATTTCGGTCAGCCAACTGATCACTGGAAAGTCCCAGATCCAAGACGAGCGCATCGGCCTGTTCCAGATTCAATCGAGCCAACGCCTTAGGGGTCTGTTCGTAACTTGCCAAGAAAACCGTCAAACGCGAATCGAAGGATGGGTTGGTCGCTTCCTCCCCTTCCACACGCTGACTGACAGCGGGATCGCGATCGAGGCCAATCACGTGCCCTTCCCCTGACGGCAATCGTTCAAGCAAACGTCTCGCATGCCCTCCTCCTCCGTACGTACCGTCAACGATCACAAGCGGTGACGTTTCCATCACCCACTCAACCACCTCATCGGGCATGACCGAGATGTGACACGAATCAAGATTGCTGCTTGATGAAGAAGGACTATCGCACACTCGTTAGCGACTCACTGCACTGGAGAGCTTGTTCGAGATGATCACTGATCTCCGTTAACCGCTCGGGACCGCCACCGCCAACTTCCGCAGCCAACCATCCCGTGTAACCGATGTCACGCAGGGCCTGCTTGACACTCGGCCAATCGATATCGCCTTCGGTAATTTTCGTGAATTCCCCCGTCTGCCGCGAAAAGCCTTTGATATCCAACTTTTTGATGCGTTTGTCCAACGTCCGGATCCAAGCCGCAGGATCGCCGTAGCGCCAATGGTTCCCGATATCGTACTGAACACCGATCCAAGGCGAATCAAAATCGTCGATAAAGGCGGCCAACGCATCGGCGGTTTGGTCCGCCCCACCTTCGTGGTCATATAAAAAATCGTTCCAAACGTTTTCGATCAAGATGGACACGCCAAGCTTCTCGGCGACCGGTAACGCTTGTTTGATGTTGTCAAACGCTCGTTTGTAAACTTCCTCGTCGCTGCCATCCTTACCGTGACCGGCCACCAACAACATCGTGTCGGCCCCCACGTCTGCGGTTTGCTGGAGGCCCCTTTTGAGGCTCTGAAGCGCCTTTGCCCGGACCTCGGGATCGGGGTCGGTGTGACGGACTTGCCAGTGGTCGGCTCCGACCGTTCCATCAACGACAAGCCCCGTCGCTTGAGCGGCCTCGGTGGCTGCGGTCACATCAAACCCAGGAGCGCTAAGTTCAACTCCCGCGAACCCCGCTTGCTTGGCAGCCGCGAACTTGTCGGTCAACGTTCCCTCGACCCTGATCATGCCGATCTTTAACGTTTTGCGAAGCCAAGGCGAACCGATCTTTCCGACATTTTCTTCGGCGGCAGCGCGATCGATCCATCTCGTGACCGTGCCGGCGCTGATCGCCGCAGCGACCCCCACCCTCAAAACCTGGCGTCGCTCAAACCTGTCACATTGATTCATCGGGGGTCACCTCGCAGGGGATGGGGGGCCGTGATTGGAGCTATCGGCCTCAAGACGGCTTTGCAGCAAAATGTCAAAAAAACAACGGCGACGCGAGGCTACCCATGCAAAGCGTCGCTGCCCCCTTCATGGTACCAAGAATCGGCCACCCTTGCCGCGACTATTCGAAACGCCGAATCCGAACCGCCGACGCTTGGCCCTGTGGGGTCACGTTGACGCTGATGAAGTTGTCTCCGGCCGGCGTGGTGGGATCGACACAAGCATTGATCGGGCAAGCAGGATCCAAGTGGCTGCAGTTCAGGATCGAGAACAGTTCGCCACCGAGCGCATCGAGACTTGCCACCATCTCGACCATGCCCCCACCGGCACCGAGGTTACCAAAGTGGCCTTTTGCCGCGGTCACCGGCGGTTGCGACTGCGGGTGACCAAACAATTCGGCGATCGCCTCCGCCTCATCCCGATCCGATTCCACCGTCCCGAGGCCATGAGCATGGAGGTGCCCAATCGATTTTGGATCGGCTTGACCAAGCGCGCCGAGCAAAACGTTTCGAACCGCTTGTTTGAGATAGTCTGGACCCGCCGAAGGGCCTACTGCACTGCTGCTGTAGCCAACGATCTCGCCAAGAATGTTTGCTCCCCGCGCGTTTGCATGCTCAAGCGATTCACACACCATCGCCGCTGCACCCTCACCGACAACGCTACCGTCCCGGGACGCGTCGAACGGACGACTCATCTTGGATGGATCGTCGGTGTCTGCGGCCAATTTTTCTTGCAGCGAAGCATGCAACGTTCGCAACGGATGGACTCGCGACCCCGTCGCCCCAACAATCAATGCGTCTGCATGTCCTCGCTGAATCGTTGAAACGGCCTCACCCAACGCCGCACCGCTTGACGCTTCACGGACCGTGATCGAGTTATTGGCTGCACGTAAATTGTTGTAGATCGCAATATGACTGGCCGGCATGTTTGGCAAATACTTCAACAACCAAAGTGGGTTGACTTCGGGTTTGCCCTCTTGCCCCCAACGATCAAAGTCAAAGCTGCCATCCTCGTTCATGCATTTGCGAATTCCGGAAATAAATTCCTCGGGCAGTGACATGATGTAATCACATCCATACACCACGCCCACTCGCTCCGGATCCCGTTTGTCTTCGGTCAATCCGGCATTGTGCATGGCCAATTGAGCGACCGCCACCCCCATCTCGATTTCGCGGCACATCACCTTGCTGCCTTTGCGAATCGTCCGTTGCAAAGACTTGTCGAGCGGTCCGTAGTTAGAGATATGGCCGGTAAAGTCGACCGCTTCGGCTCCGTGATCGACGCACAACACGCCGCGCGGGACCTGAGTGAACGGGCGAACGCCACTTTTGCCCGACCGCAATGCGGCCAATAACTCACCGGGATCGTTTCCAAGAGGGCTGACAACGCCGCGACCGGTGATGACCACGCGTTGTGATTTGGATCTGTCCATAAAGGTTCGCGGTCGTAGCCGGCGTGTTTTCTGATTGGGGAAGGATCGGGATGGAATTGAACTCCGACATTCTAAACAGATGACACGAAACTTTGAGGGGGGTTAATATCGCCCGCGACTGGTTGAGTCGTAAGTCGCAGCAGCTGCCGTTTGGGGGACCGCGGCGGGAGCCATCGGGGATGCCAGGTTTTCCGAGGCTCGACCACGAAACGCGATGAACAACAACGCGTCGGCTCGACCCGACGTCGTTCCGGTGAATGCGTCGAGGTAGGGGATCGAAGAGACCGCCGACCGCTCGGGGCTGGCCACGACACCACACGACAACAGCAAGACCTTATCGGATTCCCATCGAAAACGCTCGTGCAACCGCCAACTGACCACCTGAGGCACATCGATTCGCGCCCGGTGGACTTGCTGGTTTCGCAGCGGCAATTCAAGATCCACGTGATTTAGTTTGTCCACTTGGTCGATCTCGGCCTTGATCATGCAATCAATCACGCGACCATCGGTACTCAGCAGCGGACTGAGCCCCAATCGAT is part of the Novipirellula artificiosorum genome and encodes:
- a CDS encoding beta-ketoacyl-[acyl-carrier-protein] synthase family protein, producing MDRSKSQRVVITGRGVVSPLGNDPGELLAALRSGKSGVRPFTQVPRGVLCVDHGAEAVDFTGHISNYGPLDKSLQRTIRKGSKVMCREIEMGVAVAQLAMHNAGLTEDKRDPERVGVVYGCDYIMSLPEEFISGIRKCMNEDGSFDFDRWGQEGKPEVNPLWLLKYLPNMPASHIAIYNNLRAANNSITVREASSGAALGEAVSTIQRGHADALIVGATGSRVHPLRTLHASLQEKLAADTDDPSKMSRPFDASRDGSVVGEGAAAMVCESLEHANARGANILGEIVGYSSSAVGPSAGPDYLKQAVRNVLLGALGQADPKSIGHLHAHGLGTVESDRDEAEAIAELFGHPQSQPPVTAAKGHFGNLGAGGGMVEMVASLDALGGELFSILNCSHLDPACPINACVDPTTPAGDNFISVNVTPQGQASAVRIRRFE
- a CDS encoding sugar phosphate isomerase/epimerase family protein, giving the protein MNQCDRFERRQVLRVGVAAAISAGTVTRWIDRAAAEENVGKIGSPWLRKTLKIGMIRVEGTLTDKFAAAKQAGFAGVELSAPGFDVTAATEAAQATGLVVDGTVGADHWQVRHTDPDPEVRAKALQSLKRGLQQTADVGADTMLLVAGHGKDGSDEEVYKRAFDNIKQALPVAEKLGVSILIENVWNDFLYDHEGGADQTADALAAFIDDFDSPWIGVQYDIGNHWRYGDPAAWIRTLDKRIKKLDIKGFSRQTGEFTKITEGDIDWPSVKQALRDIGYTGWLAAEVGGGGPERLTEISDHLEQALQCSESLTSVR
- the rsmH gene encoding 16S rRNA (cytosine(1402)-N(4))-methyltransferase RsmH, which codes for MCDSPSSSSSNLDSCHISVMPDEVVEWVMETSPLVIVDGTYGGGGHARRLLERLPSGEGHVIGLDRDPAVSQRVEGEEATNPSFDSRLTVFLASYEQTPKALARLNLEQADALVLDLGLSSDQLADRNRGFSFTQDGPLDLRFDPENGTPANRWLAQHDEKQIADAIYQYGEERFSRRIARAIVARARERRPVESVNDLVEICRRCVPRSRNHDIHPATRTFQALRIAVNDELGILERTLADAPRWIAAGGRLAVISFHSLEDRIVKTAFRDDDAWDVLTKKPLRPSELEIANNPRSRSAKMRVAQRR